A region from the Bacillus sp. Marseille-P3661 genome encodes:
- a CDS encoding S-layer homology domain-containing protein → MKLIKSSKKALATTVVSLVLATSATQLGHDQVSAASKFNDIKPGAFYEQAVNALSSKGVIGGYDDGTFKPNKPVTRAEAAKMLAYDLGLTTNLANSKFNDVKSGDWFFQPVTALSQTGGISGYEDGSFKPGKTITRAELASMLVKAYSLTNNGDSASSPFTDVTPTSWYASAIQTLYTNKITSGKTATQFAPNAVVTRGEIAAFINNVNNNSNNHNNETIESITAENTVTISGLTYNVSGELKGIFSSSNSEILKDATITFEDKNNTITKITYLQLNTSGNSAAVEFSGNLVLDGQGATINGKLQVNANYITLKNLTVNGDLEITSKLANDFYSENLKVKGATYVKGGDTNTVVFNNANLGNVQIQKEGVRVVAKGSTSVQEISVISNATINADATVTIPKITLGNGAKTVSLDAKVKTLEIIGKDAVSLSGIANIEELNIKNTASNRLNTKGTISSVIVQKDGKFSLGTETLITILQLPTGTELKDILSNYETAQKNVKGSKATETKTNTGGSGGTPSTQPAPTAESIINSYKAELETLKTNAENEFNQLKDSIRNDPTYIQKGTININYVLQGLDKYNEYEGKFNETYEKIVSDLKENGFEEKEAEVVKDEFNSLIAPYENYIN, encoded by the coding sequence ATGAAATTAATTAAGAGCTCTAAAAAAGCTTTGGCCACAACGGTTGTATCACTTGTGTTGGCAACTTCAGCAACTCAGCTTGGACACGATCAAGTTAGTGCGGCAAGTAAGTTTAACGATATCAAACCAGGTGCCTTTTATGAGCAAGCTGTAAATGCATTATCTAGCAAAGGTGTAATCGGCGGTTATGATGATGGAACGTTTAAACCTAATAAACCGGTGACACGAGCTGAAGCTGCAAAAATGCTAGCATATGACCTAGGTTTAACAACTAATCTAGCAAATTCAAAATTTAACGATGTAAAAAGTGGCGATTGGTTTTTTCAACCTGTAACAGCTTTATCACAGACTGGTGGCATTAGTGGCTATGAAGATGGTTCTTTTAAACCCGGAAAAACAATTACTCGTGCAGAACTTGCTAGTATGTTAGTTAAGGCATATTCATTAACTAATAACGGCGACAGTGCTAGCTCCCCTTTCACAGATGTAACTCCAACAAGCTGGTATGCTAGTGCGATACAAACTCTTTATACGAATAAAATTACATCAGGGAAAACGGCTACACAATTTGCGCCTAATGCAGTTGTTACTCGTGGTGAAATTGCAGCATTTATAAATAATGTTAATAACAATAGCAATAATCATAACAACGAGACCATAGAATCTATAACAGCAGAAAATACTGTTACGATTTCAGGCCTAACCTATAATGTCTCTGGAGAATTAAAAGGCATCTTTAGTTCATCCAATAGTGAAATTTTAAAAGACGCAACCATTACATTTGAAGATAAAAACAATACCATTACCAAAATTACATATCTTCAATTGAATACTAGCGGCAATAGCGCTGCCGTAGAATTTAGCGGAAATTTAGTTTTAGATGGCCAAGGGGCTACTATTAATGGAAAATTACAGGTTAATGCAAACTACATCACCCTGAAAAATCTAACTGTTAATGGCGACCTAGAAATCACATCAAAGTTAGCGAACGATTTTTATTCAGAAAATTTAAAAGTAAAAGGTGCGACCTATGTTAAAGGTGGCGATACCAACACAGTTGTTTTCAATAATGCAAATTTAGGAAATGTTCAAATTCAAAAAGAAGGCGTTCGTGTTGTGGCGAAAGGAAGCACTTCTGTTCAAGAAATCAGCGTTATATCAAATGCAACAATAAACGCGGATGCAACCGTAACAATTCCTAAGATTACATTAGGAAATGGCGCCAAAACAGTTTCGTTAGATGCTAAGGTAAAAACTCTAGAAATAATAGGCAAAGATGCTGTTTCATTAAGCGGAATTGCAAATATTGAAGAGTTAAATATAAAAAATACTGCTAGTAATAGGCTTAATACAAAAGGAACTATTAGTTCTGTTATTGTTCAAAAGGATGGAAAATTTAGTTTAGGAACAGAAACTTTAATAACTATCCTCCAACTCCCAACAGGAACTGAACTTAAAGACATCCTAAGTAATTATGAAACTGCGCAAAAAAATGTTAAAGGTTCTAAAGCCACCGAAACGAAAACAAACACAGGTGGTAGCGGTGGTACGCCTAGCACTCAGCCTGCGCCAACTGCTGAAAGTATCATCAATAGCTATAAAGCTGAATTAGAAACATTAAAAACAAATGCGGAAAACGAATTCAATCAATTAAAGGATTCGATTAGAAATGATCCTACTTACATTCAAAAAGGTACAATAAATATTAATTACGTTTTGCAAGGACTCGATAAATATAATGAGTATGAGGGCAAATTTAACGAAACATATGAAAAGATTGTTTCAGATTTAAAAGAAAATGGCTTTGAAGAAAAAGAGGCAGAAGTTGTAAAAGATGAATTTAATTCTTTAATTGCACCATATGAAAACTATATAAATTAA
- a CDS encoding REP-associated tyrosine transposase, with protein sequence MPRKKRVWINEYFYHIICRGNRRDPLFMDDRDFNVFFKIVDQVFERNPFEISTYCLMTNHYHLLLRSKEIPISKVIGLINKRYATYYNTRYCLTGHVFEKRYFDKLMENSEDMLETSKYIHLNPVRANIVTHPNHYSWSSFHLFQHKDLETIPRYMNLIPILGIYPGTLTEQTQNYTAAHLDTIRQSTHSF encoded by the coding sequence ATGCCAAGGAAAAAACGCGTCTGGATTAATGAGTACTTTTACCACATCATTTGTCGAGGAAACCGCCGAGATCCTTTATTCATGGATGACAGAGATTTTAATGTATTCTTTAAAATTGTCGACCAGGTATTCGAACGAAACCCTTTCGAAATCTCAACCTACTGTTTAATGACAAATCACTATCACCTACTGCTCCGATCAAAGGAAATACCCATTTCGAAGGTCATTGGTCTGATCAATAAAAGGTACGCCACCTACTACAACACCCGCTATTGTCTTACTGGGCACGTTTTTGAAAAGCGATACTTCGATAAACTAATGGAAAACTCAGAGGATATGCTAGAAACAAGCAAATATATTCACCTTAACCCTGTTCGTGCCAACATTGTTACCCACCCTAATCATTATTCGTGGAGCAGTTTTCATCTCTTTCAACATAAAGACCTTGAAACAATCCCACGATATATGAATCTCATCCCAATTTTAGGTATTTATCCCGGAACATTAACAGAACAAACACAAAATTATACTGCCGCTCACCTAGATACCATTCGACAATCGACACATTCTTTTTAG
- the secA2 gene encoding accessory Sec system translocase SecA2, whose protein sequence is MLSAIKKIIGDDQQRKLKKYSKTVDQINALEPEIEKLSDEELKNKTNSFKEELANGKTIFDIQVEAFAVVREAAKRVLGMRHFDVQLIGGLVLTEGNIAEMATGEGKTLVGSLPAYLRALEGKGVHIITVNDYLAKRDREMIGKIHEFLGLTVGLNMPMMQPEQKKAAYAADITYGIGTEFGFDFLRDNMVQDLSQRVQRPYHYAIIDEIDSVLVDEAKTPLIIAGKMESAANLHYICARLAKRFERDKDYTFDDETKATALTDEGINQVERAFGVDNLYELEHQTLYHYMIQALRAHVMFERDVDYLVQDGKIMLIDMFTGRVMEGRTMSDGLHQAMEAKEGLEITEENKSQASITIQNYFRMYPILSGMTGTAKTEEKEFNHTYGMEVIQIPTNKPIAREDMPDRVYTTKDEKYKAMAKEVKERHDKGQPVLIGTTSIIQSDTVADYLDKENLSYEILNAKSVEQEVRLISLAGQKGQITIATNMAGRGTDIMLGEGVAEVGGLHVLGTEKHESRRIDNQLRGRSGRQGDPGSSQFFIAIEDDLFRRFAKDDLEKLTPKLNTDETGLILNKNIHEFVERTQRICEGSNFAIREYNLKLDDIVNDQRKVIYNLRDRILEKEDVVELVLEMIPRYAHFLVDKYCPAEGLPEEWPLDKLVKELNQLVVKPQIALPKEIEEVEEIHATVAQTVGEYLEKLEIVKDNANLQQILKRVLIMTVDKHWVNHLESMTRLKEGIGMRHYQQEDPLRLYQNEGLEVFHNTYSLIDRDASTQLARIAAPLIEKLDENEKQTEEETE, encoded by the coding sequence ATGCTTAGTGCAATTAAAAAGATTATTGGTGATGATCAACAACGGAAGTTAAAGAAGTATTCAAAAACTGTCGATCAAATCAATGCGTTAGAGCCAGAAATTGAAAAGCTGTCCGATGAAGAGTTAAAAAATAAAACGAACTCTTTTAAAGAAGAGTTAGCAAATGGAAAAACAATTTTTGATATCCAAGTTGAGGCGTTTGCAGTTGTTCGTGAAGCTGCGAAACGTGTGCTTGGCATGCGCCATTTCGATGTTCAGCTAATCGGCGGGCTTGTGCTGACTGAAGGCAATATCGCTGAAATGGCCACTGGTGAAGGAAAAACACTAGTCGGCTCCCTTCCCGCTTATTTGCGAGCATTAGAAGGAAAAGGCGTTCACATTATTACGGTAAACGACTATTTAGCAAAACGTGACCGTGAAATGATTGGAAAAATCCATGAGTTCCTTGGCTTAACAGTTGGCCTTAATATGCCAATGATGCAGCCTGAGCAGAAGAAAGCTGCATACGCCGCAGATATCACATACGGAATTGGCACAGAATTCGGATTCGACTTTTTACGAGACAATATGGTTCAAGATTTGAGCCAACGTGTTCAGCGTCCTTATCATTACGCGATTATTGACGAAATCGACAGCGTGCTTGTCGATGAAGCAAAAACGCCGCTGATTATTGCAGGTAAAATGGAAAGTGCTGCAAATCTACATTATATTTGCGCCCGTCTTGCAAAACGTTTCGAACGTGATAAAGACTATACATTTGATGATGAAACAAAAGCGACAGCTCTAACAGATGAAGGTATTAACCAAGTGGAACGAGCATTTGGCGTTGACAATTTATATGAGCTTGAGCATCAAACATTATATCATTATATGATTCAAGCACTGCGAGCACATGTTATGTTTGAACGTGATGTCGATTACCTCGTACAAGATGGAAAAATTATGCTAATTGATATGTTCACAGGACGCGTGATGGAAGGCCGAACAATGAGCGATGGCCTGCATCAAGCAATGGAAGCTAAAGAAGGCTTGGAAATTACTGAAGAAAATAAATCGCAAGCTTCGATCACGATTCAAAACTACTTCCGCATGTACCCTATTCTTTCAGGGATGACAGGCACAGCTAAAACAGAAGAAAAAGAATTTAACCATACATATGGTATGGAAGTTATTCAAATTCCGACAAATAAGCCAATTGCTCGCGAAGACATGCCTGATCGAGTATATACGACAAAAGATGAAAAGTACAAAGCAATGGCGAAAGAAGTCAAAGAACGCCATGATAAAGGACAGCCGGTATTAATCGGTACAACGTCGATTATTCAATCTGATACTGTAGCCGATTACCTTGATAAAGAAAACTTGTCTTATGAAATTTTAAATGCTAAAAGTGTCGAGCAAGAGGTCCGTCTAATTTCGCTTGCTGGTCAAAAAGGACAAATCACCATCGCAACAAACATGGCTGGACGTGGAACAGATATCATGCTTGGTGAAGGTGTAGCAGAAGTTGGAGGATTACATGTGCTTGGTACTGAAAAGCACGAAAGTCGCCGCATCGATAATCAACTGCGCGGCCGCTCTGGTCGTCAGGGGGATCCTGGTTCATCCCAATTTTTCATTGCAATCGAAGATGATTTATTCCGTCGTTTTGCCAAGGATGATCTTGAAAAATTGACACCAAAGTTAAATACAGATGAAACTGGATTAATTTTAAATAAAAACATTCATGAATTCGTAGAACGCACGCAACGAATTTGCGAAGGCAGTAACTTTGCAATTCGTGAATACAATTTAAAATTAGATGACATCGTAAACGACCAACGCAAAGTTATCTATAATTTGCGTGATCGCATACTAGAAAAGGAAGATGTCGTAGAACTTGTTCTTGAAATGATCCCACGATATGCACATTTTCTAGTCGATAAATATTGCCCGGCAGAGGGTCTTCCAGAGGAATGGCCATTAGATAAGCTGGTCAAAGAATTAAACCAACTTGTTGTAAAACCGCAGATTGCATTGCCAAAAGAGATCGAAGAAGTTGAAGAAATTCACGCAACAGTTGCCCAAACAGTTGGAGAATACTTAGAAAAGCTTGAAATCGTAAAAGATAATGCTAACTTGCAGCAAATTTTGAAACGCGTTCTTATTATGACTGTTGACAAGCATTGGGTTAACCACTTAGAAAGCATGACACGTTTAAAAGAAGGCATCGGCATGCGTCATTATCAACAAGAAGACCCGCTGCGTTTATACCAAAACGAAGGCTTAGAGGTATTTCATAATACGTATTCATTAATTGATCGTGATGCTAGCACGCAGCTGGCACGAATTGCGGCACCGCTTATTGAAAAGCTTGATGAAAATGAAAAACAAACCGAGGAAGAAACGGAATAA
- a CDS encoding accessory Sec system S-layer assembly protein — protein sequence MLSFFKRKKTPDTDELKNTGSDNAVSAKDLLNLESSGSEDEEVYTELSIHPEWNLPQEQMYVYRFLNNELAPLKPDEISLSGIEIEKKEKELVCSAFVRTSLNQAIEIGTTTLLLVGENEVYGRKEFDFTEVGHLPARSSRPFQFVFQQQDLYKPISEINTEVWGLAFQLHSENRNHTLDLAESWEKTLADEDKERLKSMVESMTPPKPGEVQFVGLQAKFNDSGKLQVSMLIQNGSQQNIRLEQLPLVVEDASGEVVAQGGFMLEDFSIKANTSKPWNFVFPPSLLTKEQSEIDLSAWRAFPPQQ from the coding sequence ATGCTATCTTTTTTTAAAAGAAAGAAAACACCAGATACAGATGAGCTTAAAAATACAGGCAGCGATAATGCCGTTTCTGCAAAGGATTTATTGAATCTTGAAAGTTCAGGCAGTGAAGATGAAGAGGTCTACACAGAGCTGTCTATTCATCCAGAATGGAATCTACCGCAAGAGCAAATGTATGTATATCGCTTTTTAAACAACGAGTTAGCTCCACTTAAGCCTGATGAAATTTCACTTAGTGGCATCGAGATTGAAAAAAAAGAAAAAGAACTGGTCTGTTCAGCATTTGTTCGAACTAGCTTGAATCAAGCGATTGAAATTGGCACAACTACACTATTATTAGTTGGCGAAAATGAAGTATACGGTCGCAAAGAATTTGATTTTACAGAAGTTGGACATTTACCAGCACGCAGCAGCCGTCCTTTTCAATTTGTTTTTCAACAACAAGATTTATATAAGCCAATATCTGAAATTAACACAGAGGTTTGGGGACTTGCTTTCCAATTACATAGTGAAAACCGCAACCATACACTAGACCTAGCAGAAAGTTGGGAAAAGACGTTAGCAGATGAGGATAAAGAAAGACTTAAAAGCATGGTGGAATCGATGACACCGCCGAAGCCTGGCGAAGTGCAATTTGTCGGTTTACAAGCCAAATTCAATGATAGTGGTAAATTACAAGTATCTATGCTCATCCAAAATGGTTCACAGCAAAATATCCGCTTAGAACAACTTCCACTAGTAGTAGAAGATGCTAGCGGCGAAGTTGTGGCTCAAGGTGGATTTATGCTAGAGGATTTTTCAATTAAAGCAAATACAAGTAAGCCATGGAACTTCGTTTTCCCTCCTTCACTTTTAACAAAAGAACAAAGTGAAATCGATTTATCAGCATGGAGAGCGTTTCCTCCACAGCAGTAG
- a CDS encoding FAD-dependent oxidoreductase: protein MKKVYIISIIVGVLFLVTISAFIFTSKNEVEKAQAASTVSVSKEVPKQRSVAYFKERSSAQPLIENFVIEKYHHLVGAVYDVVVIGSDPEGIAAAIAAAREGQKTLLLDKKKKVGGLYTLGKLNMLDINWSPTQENLSKGIFEEFFKNIKYRTSFDVKEVQRVFEEMIAAEENITIELEAQSILPIMDERHVESLIFKDANGNVVKVNGKQYIDSTPNADFAYLAGAEFTIGQEDYRNVTKMMAVTLVFELAGVDWSKVAKYLNGDPEFYTGADKHSAWGYGKEMEQYKPSQDNMRIRALNIGKQDNGNVLINAFQILGVNGLNEDELRDAWEKAERELPRITKFLRNNLVGFENVELVGTADEFYVRETRHLDAEYILTIDDVLEHRDFKDRIGFGSYPIDVQATVLEEGDIILANPAQYAVPFRSIVPKGFDNLLVASRSAGYDSLAHGSARTVPVGMVVGQAAGVAAAYSNEQRHSFQDIVHDPNGRHIKKIQSILNRNGAELKPVPDYKNPIVEHWAYEGVKLLRSYAIIAAGYDNEYKMDQPLSKSEFVAYVRQVNQYSETNAPIHFPFTGEEGNMKAEDALEFWVTNGLTLEDLSPLTREQLQKQTNEVTRDVLYMIIKELFEKL from the coding sequence ATGAAAAAAGTATATATCATTTCTATAATAGTAGGCGTTCTTTTTCTAGTGACGATTTCTGCGTTCATATTTACTAGTAAAAATGAAGTAGAAAAGGCACAAGCAGCGAGCACCGTTAGTGTTAGTAAAGAAGTTCCAAAACAGCGGTCTGTTGCTTATTTTAAAGAAAGAAGTTCTGCACAGCCGTTGATTGAAAATTTTGTGATAGAAAAATACCACCATTTGGTTGGGGCGGTATATGATGTGGTTGTGATTGGCAGTGATCCTGAAGGAATAGCTGCCGCAATAGCTGCTGCACGCGAAGGACAAAAAACCCTGCTGTTAGATAAAAAGAAAAAAGTTGGCGGCTTGTATACACTTGGAAAGCTGAACATGTTGGATATAAATTGGTCGCCTACACAAGAAAATCTATCAAAAGGGATTTTCGAAGAGTTTTTCAAAAATATCAAATATCGAACCTCCTTTGATGTTAAAGAAGTGCAACGTGTTTTTGAGGAAATGATAGCGGCCGAAGAAAACATCACCATTGAATTAGAAGCGCAATCCATTCTTCCGATTATGGATGAACGGCATGTGGAATCGCTTATTTTTAAAGATGCAAATGGCAATGTCGTCAAAGTTAATGGAAAGCAGTATATTGACTCCACGCCTAACGCGGATTTCGCGTATTTAGCAGGCGCAGAATTTACTATAGGACAAGAGGATTATCGCAATGTAACGAAAATGATGGCTGTTACACTTGTTTTTGAGTTAGCTGGGGTCGATTGGAGTAAAGTGGCTAAGTATTTGAATGGCGATCCTGAATTCTATACAGGTGCGGACAAACACTCGGCTTGGGGATACGGAAAGGAAATGGAGCAATATAAGCCGTCCCAAGATAATATGCGGATCAGAGCGTTAAATATCGGTAAGCAGGACAATGGAAATGTGTTGATTAACGCTTTTCAAATTCTTGGCGTAAACGGCTTGAATGAAGATGAACTACGTGATGCTTGGGAAAAAGCTGAACGCGAGCTGCCAAGGATTACAAAATTCTTGCGTAACAATTTGGTCGGCTTTGAAAACGTGGAATTAGTAGGAACTGCAGATGAATTTTATGTGCGTGAAACGCGACATTTAGATGCTGAATATATCTTAACGATTGACGATGTATTGGAGCATCGCGATTTTAAAGATCGAATCGGCTTTGGCAGTTATCCGATTGATGTGCAAGCAACAGTCCTTGAGGAAGGCGATATTATTTTAGCAAACCCTGCACAATATGCCGTGCCATTTCGGAGCATCGTGCCAAAGGGATTTGACAACCTGCTAGTAGCAAGCCGCAGCGCAGGCTATGATTCATTAGCGCATGGCAGCGCACGAACGGTGCCCGTTGGTATGGTCGTAGGTCAAGCTGCTGGTGTGGCAGCGGCTTATAGTAATGAACAACGCCATAGTTTCCAAGATATTGTTCATGATCCCAATGGTCGCCATATTAAGAAAATCCAAAGTATATTAAACCGAAATGGTGCTGAGCTTAAGCCCGTACCCGATTACAAGAATCCTATTGTTGAACATTGGGCATATGAAGGTGTAAAACTTTTAAGAAGTTATGCGATTATTGCAGCTGGCTACGACAACGAGTATAAAATGGATCAGCCATTGTCCAAAAGCGAATTCGTAGCATATGTCCGCCAAGTAAACCAATATTCAGAAACAAACGCGCCGATTCACTTCCCATTTACCGGTGAAGAAGGAAACATGAAAGCAGAAGATGCTTTAGAGTTTTGGGTGACTAATGGCTTAACCCTTGAGGACTTATCACCACTTACCCGTGAACAACTACAAAAACAAACTAACGAAGTAACCAGAGATGTGCTGTATATGATAATCAAAGAGTTGTTTGAAAAACTATAG
- a CDS encoding DUF4127 family protein yields the protein MPKFKFTRLLVLLLFFVSLSALPVSTLAEDQAKLLVLPLDDRPANTYIPEKIGQAGGIEIILPPSELVKNQPSLQTLDALTKWIKETSAEVDGFIISADMLTDAGLVNSRSSLQTTEDALNQLNVLQTIKNKYPNKPLYVYDTIQRLAPTVLKEGNLEQYNMVRDWAIAYDEVHNLGQLDKLHKLTELESKIGPDIIKEYFETRARNFAVNETLLAWTKQGYIDYLILGQDDANQTGLHRVEQDQLHAKINASGIQHKVSIFDGADEVDAVLISRFSAVQHNKKPSYKVHYIGVNGANWTSPFDHYTLQENIRKHIIAAGGTVATGVQPADIELYVNTPSTVKNTEIPHAIQSIKQQLASGKNVVVVDVEKVNRANAALADALIKDVGITNLLAYSAFNTAGNAIGLAVGQANARFIYINADEQEPKSVERAAHGQVELLLHAFSSDHLYRNAIEPKTKWYVNYIGGNEWDTSSKTPAILYFLKSEFHKQLDYLHDFVKEHEVISHKTNSELQTATIESFAVKNIHLPWNRLFEVSLEFDVKFKQ from the coding sequence ATGCCCAAATTTAAATTTACTAGATTACTAGTTTTACTTTTATTTTTTGTAAGTCTTAGCGCCTTACCTGTGAGTACGCTAGCTGAGGATCAGGCAAAGCTGTTAGTTTTACCATTAGATGATCGCCCAGCCAACACCTATATTCCTGAAAAAATTGGACAAGCTGGTGGCATTGAAATCATTTTACCACCTAGCGAACTAGTAAAAAACCAACCCTCTTTGCAAACCCTTGATGCATTAACAAAATGGATTAAAGAAACTAGCGCTGAAGTAGATGGATTTATCATTTCAGCTGATATGCTGACAGATGCTGGCTTAGTTAATTCTAGATCTAGTTTGCAGACAACGGAAGATGCGTTAAATCAACTTAACGTCCTCCAAACTATTAAGAATAAGTACCCAAACAAGCCTTTATATGTATACGACACGATTCAGCGTCTAGCTCCAACTGTTTTAAAAGAAGGCAATCTTGAGCAATATAATATGGTCCGCGACTGGGCGATTGCATATGATGAGGTTCATAACTTAGGGCAATTGGATAAACTACATAAATTAACTGAACTAGAATCAAAGATTGGTCCGGACATTATTAAAGAGTATTTCGAAACGCGCGCCCGCAATTTTGCAGTGAACGAGACACTTCTAGCGTGGACAAAGCAAGGCTATATTGATTACCTTATTTTAGGCCAAGATGATGCCAATCAAACTGGATTACATCGTGTGGAACAAGACCAGCTGCATGCTAAAATCAACGCATCTGGCATTCAACATAAAGTTAGTATATTTGATGGTGCGGACGAAGTGGATGCTGTTTTAATTTCGCGTTTTTCGGCCGTACAGCATAATAAAAAACCTAGCTACAAAGTGCATTATATCGGTGTGAACGGTGCAAATTGGACTTCTCCTTTCGATCACTATACACTGCAAGAGAATATTAGAAAACATATTATTGCGGCCGGAGGCACGGTGGCAACTGGTGTTCAGCCAGCTGATATTGAGTTGTATGTGAATACACCTTCTACAGTAAAAAATACTGAAATTCCACACGCCATTCAAAGTATCAAGCAACAGCTTGCAAGCGGAAAGAATGTTGTCGTTGTTGATGTTGAAAAAGTAAACCGAGCGAACGCAGCACTTGCAGATGCACTGATTAAAGACGTCGGCATAACCAATCTATTAGCCTACAGTGCTTTTAATACGGCTGGCAATGCTATTGGCCTAGCAGTTGGACAGGCTAATGCTAGATTCATATATATTAATGCTGATGAGCAGGAGCCGAAAAGTGTTGAACGAGCTGCCCATGGCCAAGTTGAGCTGCTACTACACGCGTTCTCATCAGACCATCTTTATCGCAATGCGATTGAGCCTAAAACGAAGTGGTATGTGAATTACATTGGCGGCAATGAGTGGGACACATCATCCAAGACGCCGGCCATTCTTTACTTTTTAAAAAGCGAGTTTCATAAACAACTAGATTATTTACATGACTTTGTGAAGGAACATGAAGTTATTTCTCATAAAACAAACAGCGAGCTGCAAACTGCTACAATTGAAAGCTTTGCAGTGAAAAACATCCATCTTCCATGGAATCGCTTGTTTGAGGTTTCACTGGAATTTGACGTGAAGTTTAAACAATAA